attataaagtaaaagtTGAAATAATAAGTTAATTGCATCTTAAtagaaaaatttgaaattggtGATGGTGAAAACGGTAAGATTTCACTCAcctttgtgttttttatttggtttcggTGTAATTGAACCGAAAAGagttataaattttgttttaaaatttttttcgtaaagaatatttataaattttattttaaaaaaaaatttacaaaaagttACTACaaattttcttgttaaatttcaTGCTAAACGAACGTTCTACCATCTAAACTACATCCCtacatattttgaaattaactaACTATTATTATACCTTATTAAATTTCTTCAATGTAGTCATGCAAGACATCTATTAAGATTCTAAATACTCTGATCAGAATTTAAGTTTGATaaccatttaaaaatattaagaaataaaaataatttatgtaatttagaatctattttatcatacaaaaattaattttaacttcaaatatattaatatattataatacacatatatattttccttcaaaatacattttttacatCCATAAAATTCAATTCGAAACTGTATTAGTTAAAGCCACTTAATGAAGTTTTAACTCTAAGCCATTAATTAAGTTTAAGAACATCTAACTAAGCTATTAACGCTCATGATTACAACCACCAAACTTTTGACtttaagtttgaaaattatGTTCTCTAGGTCGGCTTCATCTATtgtttcaacatttttttttcttaaatatatatctggttcatattttttgttgtttttattcaatttggttatcATTTTCGTTTTGTATCCAATTAAGTtctcatttttgttaaattctaatcaatttggtccttttgactaacagtgttgaaataattaacGTTTTTTAATAGTACATGTCACATATCagcttctaatttttttattttcttttaaatattttaaaaaaaatatttattttttttaattaaaaaaattattttcaaaaaaaaattattcacgtgtcaagtcaataTTGTACCACGTGTCAATACTAGTGCCACGTATTGGTTTGTGactgtgttattttttttttgatcaatttagtccctatattcgttatttttgtttaatttaatcttaatttttgttaagataaatcaattttgtccatttcaaattgacaccaaatttaatatctattatacaaattatattaatattttttctaaaattgacatttttattaattattttttaaattcaattataaattcttacatttaattataaattgaataaaattcttatatttaattactaaatagaatatatttacttaaaatattataagaatataagtattaaatgtttttttaatatttatattctaaaatacttttaaaattgatatttaaaaatattttagaaaagtaaactaatatttgtaaaattaacatttaaatataaaatattttagattttaatatccaaaatgaaataaaaatattaaatattttagatttaaatatcaattttatatgttaatatatatttttaaatttttaataattatattttaataatatttaaataattatattatatttaacaattgaatataagaattatattcaatttataattaaatataataatttaaaatttaatttgaaaaataaataataataatgtcaattttaaaaattaaattgttctattttaaaaaaatgggactaaaattaaataaaaataaaaatatgaggactgaattgaacaaaaataacgaatattaggaccaaattgaacaaaaaaataataatacaacaacaaagtgacacgtgacactagcaTTGATACGtgattgtgacttgacacgtggacagttttttgaaattaattatttaaaaaaaaataaaaatttaaaaatttaaaaaaatttaaaaaaaataataaaaaaatgagctTACACATGACATATActgttaaaaaatgttaactatttaaacaccgttagtcaAAAGGACCAAATCGacaaaaaattgacaaaaataagaACCTAATTGAATACATAACGAGaatgaaaaccaaattaaataaaaacaacaaaaataggaacaGATGAATAATCTAATCTAAACATGTGAGGTTgggaaaacaattttaatataatctaACCTAAGCTAGGATTTAGCATCTTAATCATGACTTTTAGCAAAGCGTATATATCTTCAAGacaagtagggatggcaacggggcggagcgggtacgggtatcatgatcccatccccatccccataataaaaattcatccccatccccaaacccaacgggtatacaacttttgacccatccccatccccaccgggtaacgggtattttcttatacccatacccatacccatttttttattgttccatatatcaattaaatattttttataaaaaaaatttaaaaatcacaccaacggaatcatgatactatcaaaatattcaatattaaaataacatactcttttttattttcatgatgtcaaatattaagaaaaatattataatagtataaatctcaaattaaagtatcaaataacaactaaataaaattcaaataattatataaaagctaaaaaattacacattactaaaattttataataaccaaaatatttattaattttacaaatgatcagtggtttcatttgcattcgatccacctacacatagaaaaaaaatgaaaaattagatatgatataataattgaaattgaaaattttaattactagaatataatgtaccttcttcatcagattcattttcactcatgagaacatcttttccttttaattttttaacacctacaaacaccaaatgtagaatattagatgagaattcacaaaaaatactaacaaaaaatattaataaatttgagtagatggattcaatggagattgactgtcattattggaactttgaaagggagttggttgttgtgaacactgtggtggacttggtacctacaaatcttgatctcctgtgctcattttctctagaaactaacatacgtaacaaaaaaaatcaaacaaagtaaaaaggttaatttcttttttaacaaaatataaaaggaaaaccaataatcaagtttaaaaatatttcaaatattttttatactattaaaaatttatattataccacttaaacgaaatagcacaaataacaaaattaaattaataataattcaaatttaaacatagattcttcatcttttgatcttgaattaaattaaggatttatgcaattgagcacttaaaattgagaattaaacattatcatgaaacaaaaaataaataataaataaaattatcataaaggagtaaagataattaaatgtgtgacccaaatttgagaatatccatttgaacataacataacggaaaaaaaatgtataattaagattatgataaaaggaaaagtaccttgaagatctgcttaaaccttaaagaacaagccaaacaattaaaagagagtaaaaaagtgtataaccaagtaacaaaaagaagagctacaaaataagagtcaaacattttcatgaaaataaataaataaataaagataatcaaatgtgtaacctaaaaattatttcatagaatgaaattgaggaacacctatttgaacataaccatgtacagagagtaaaaattatgtaataagaagaagaaaaattaccttcaaaattaaatattgaaaaacaaaccagacaattgagagagtaaacaaagtgtataataaaaaacaaagagaatgagaaatatgttatatatatatatatatatatatatatatatatatatattatattatattatattatatattatattactatgtatatatatatatattatatgtgtggatatcttatgtttatatatatatatataattatttatatatattatattatagtatatattatattattattattatgtatatatattatatgtgtggatatcttatgtttatatatatatatatatatatatatatatatatatatatatatatatatatatatatatatatatatatatttatagatatatatttattttaagtatatattatattatattatataataatataaatataataatatatattatattattatgtatatatattatatgtatatgcgtagatattttatgcttttatatatatatatatatatatatatatatatatttcttttaaatttttataaatttgtaatgttataaatttgtttataaaagatctcactagttaaatgattaatttgttttacgtatatattatatatattatattatattattatgtatatatattatatgtatattatattatattatattatattatattacatgtatatgtgtaaatatatatatatatatatatatatataaaagtatattttatttatatgtatatatactatattatattatattatattatattatattttatgtgtaaatatattatttatttatatatattttttagattatttaataaattataaatagtttagtaatttaagcggggacgggtatttgggcgggtatatatatatccccatccccagttgaaaatttcgggtattacccatacccatacccatacccagtcaaagcggggattccccgtcaaaacggggacgggttcgggtgatacccacgggcacgggtttatttgtcatctctaaagACAAGGAAATCATAATTTATTGGACACGAATTAATACTCCAATACAATTTAGTCAAAAATAATCGTGAAAGCCACATTCAAGACATCAATTGTAGAGATTTCTATGGAAGAAACAAACTAGTTAAACtggtaatattaaatattttcttaacagttctaaataatgaaaaattgttACTTCATGATAAGATTTCAATAcatacaaatacaaaaaaattgaatatgcaTGTGTCTTTTGTTATCACACAGcgaaaaaaaaagacattgaATTTCAAAGTAATCATATTTcgtataatatatttataatgggATGTCTTTCGTGtatttaattaagtaacatATTTGTTTgcactttattttgattaaattaaactttttcttcagtaatatatatatatatatatatatatatatatatatatatatatatatatatatatatatatttatttatttatttctcctttatactttcaatttatttcatttaaaaaatatagagagGAACACTGCCTTTActttcctatatatatatatatatatatatatatatatatatatatatagatatatatagatataaaaaataataataacaaatattataaataaattaagcaCTGTACTGGATAtgacattttattatttgttatatagAAAAAGTCATGAAATTTAAGGACttatttaagaatataataacTTATACGGTTTTCTTACAAAAACAATAAGAGATAATTGATAAATTGAAATATACAGTGATTAACAGATAAAGAGtgtttaaattttgtgaaaCATTGAGTGTAGGAGTACTGTTCAGCATTTGTGGAACATTGATGTGAGTTAAATACTAatgttattatgaaaattatcaaactacaattttatattataatgcATTTAAATTGCACGCGACTTAGATGCAATAGTTATTGAGTTGAAAATAATGGCGTAACAGATTGCATACATTTAATTCAATTACCCTTCTTCATATAAAGAGATGAAAGTAAGCTCTAAATTAGAACaccaattttgaaaaatattcaaCAGTGTTCCTTTTTTAATCTTGAACTCaagatttaaattttgataaagttCAGCCTAAAatacacaaaataaatatacaacatacaaaatatacaaagacagttaaaataaaaatatatatatacgcAGTTCACAAAATAAATGGtacatttttattgaaaataaaattttaacatatataaaaggACAACTTCATTAACTTCCCCAACTAATATCAATGAATCTCTCATCTGCTtctcatcatctcatattttagtttatataatttagaatattaaTAAATAGATTTAAGGTTTTAGCCTCTAAGATCGATAATGTGGAAGTTTTGATGTAAAACCCTTGTTATTTTGTCGAAAAGTTCATTCTAGTTGGGTCTGcggttgttaattttttattgagtgTGAACTTTTATCCTTTATTCTATCTGTTATTGTATTTACTAgcatctttttttcttttccttttttttgtatAAGAGTTGGGGCAATCCTATTGTCCCTTTTTTCAATTCATATTTTGTattggtgataaaaaaaaataacataggtGTTAGCACAATATAACAAAACAGTAAGagataattttgtttacttaaCCAAATGTTCGTCCAATGAATTTGCATAATTCTAAAACCAAAAAAGAAGATAGATTTGATAATCTAATTGGctcaaattgaatttttctcttcatttcttatgccaaaatttatgtttatagtTCAAACAACATCAGAGTGAACCAATTTGcctcaaataactaaaatttaaactatCCAAAGTACTCAACATAACATAAACAAGCCAAACATGTAAATTTCAATCAATCCATAAGACCtttataaaatcaatatttGTTTGCCATATCATTACTACAATCAAATAATTTATCGTAGAGTAATTTCCTTACCTGCAATGTCTATCTTTAAGGCTAAATTTTCAAACTCCAAgtaataaaattacttaaaactTAAAGACCTAGAACAAGATAtccaaatataacaaaattccaGTATATGATAAAACAAGTTTAGAAGATCATTTTTCTCAACTGAAATCCATCAAGATTGATtacaaaaaataagagaaaaaaaatctatagaataaatagaaacttattatgtttcaaaatataatcaaatagaAATGTTCTCTGGTTCCTCAACTACTGTGAAGTGTGATGATCAAATTATGGAAGAGATGTGATATGGAGATGAGATAAAAGAGAAGGGTTGGAGAAGTTTGTTgagaaaggaaagaataaaagaaaagaaagaagaaaggaaaggAACAAGGAGGGACAGGGGCAGTGGCATGACATCATATCGTGTATGAAAGTatctcttttttaaaattaatcaaacataAATTGTGCTCAAAATTCAATTAGtcaaatagtaaaataaaacttagagagtaaaaatatatttacttgtGTTTGTATTTCAATATAAACATttgaattttaacaaattaaaatgaaaattaaatgttatttctttattttaaaggaattttgtaaaacaaaaataatcattacAAGAAATTGTTTAACtactaacaaaaattaactaatagaaaaaaaaaatcgttgaTAAATAAACTTAGGGTGATATTTTATCCACAAATTTTATCACTTTAATtaccaacaaaaacaaaaatattcatgtGTAATGAATTCGttggtaaaaataaattaaaatttttattatagatgGATACTAGATTTGTCcataatttagaatttttattgtttttatcgacaaatttgTTCGGTAAAACAGGTGTTAAagttttttctatgtgtttttaATCATggtaaaatttgttggtaattgattttattttttattttttaaatccattTGGTAAATCAAATGGTAgtgactttattttttaattcaccaataattaagtttttttttaattcatcggtaactattttttaaaaatctgttccataattaaaattttttaaaatttgtatgtaattgaaatttttagaaGCATGTCGATAAAATGAGTGTCACATTTTTCGTCAAAAgtctaacaaaatatttattataaattaattaaaaatgagtgaGAAGAGAGAAGAAGTTTGGTCATCACTAATTATTCAAGAATTTGATCATCAAGAATTAATGATGAGTTTCTTCTATTTATcagtaaaatttattgataaataagTTTATTAGATGTTTGATCATTAgtaatttgttaataatttcaatttactgacatatttttatgattacTGTCAAATTTTTTCCatctttatactttttttagtggatggtttaatatatttgaaaaattaaattaaaaaatattttaaagagttaaaaatccaaaaattactttaaataaattaaaattagcatTTTCAGAAATGAATAAAACTATGGATTAACCTAAATCATCATGAGTTTgactattaaaaaattaaattttgtagtgTATAGAGATTTAATATTTGACTTCACTCAATCTGAATAAAAAATACCAACacaattatagaaataaaataaaaaaaatacaaacattaAATTTGGATTAAATTTGTTTCTATTCATGTAAAATTGGTCGGTTTTTAGGTTAGTttctttaaacaaattatttatttttcatgttataAACTATGAAAAAATGTTATCGGGCACTATCAAATGTTGtgagattttaattttattgcctataaaataaatttttaatcgttATATCTTCGGAAAAACTATATTGCTTttctttagttttaatttttatttcaaaacaagtaaataaataatatttatttaaaatcttaagattttttttaatctttataagaaagtattattttggatttttttgagAGTATTGAAGATATTGTTAGTAGTGGAAGAAGAGGTGCCCTATGTTTCTTGTTGTAAATTTTGGTTAAGTATGGAGAATTGTTAAGGGTAAGTTGCTCTAGGGCTATGCTTGAGGCCTGTTCCATGACAATTAAGGGTACCAATGTATGAATTTTGGTATTGTGGATGAGGAATTGTATAAATAGCTCTGactagataaataaaaataataaactatatatttgtataaacaaaatttattattaatcctcccaattatttattataaaaaaatttgcacacACCAAACTTATACAGATTctgcaaaattatttatcataaaccCTCTTTAAAGATTTGTGACACACATCTTAACCCTGAAGAGTGTAGCATTTCCTACTATTTCATGCTCCTTAACTTTATTTCACCAAATCGAAATTAAACTACAAAAGAACTATTCGAATACATCTATGAGCAAGTTTTTGTAAGAGATATCATCAAATTAGCATATTCCAATCTCTCCACCTTCATTAGTTCGACAACTTTCTTTTGAAACCTAATGAACAATTCATTCATAACTTTTGTACCAAAGTTTGCAACCAAGAGAGGTTCCATTACAGCTCTTATGTACCTCGTTATGAATTCGGCTCTTATATCTCCATCAACAGAAAAGTCTTCACCATCTTCAATTTTTCTCCCATCCCAAGGCACCATGTCAATCTCTGATTCTTCAATAAAGAAGGAACCTTCCTCTTGAATCACCTCTCTTATTTCTTCCATTGTTGCTTCATATGTTGGTATGTTAAAGGAgtctaatttttcttcttcaatcaAACCCTGTAGTGTATATGTGTTATATTTCAAAGACTATATATTAATTTCACGAAACAACAACCTCTAAATTAACAAAAGAATGTTATTTACCTCTAACAACATGTCACTAAGTGTTAGACTAATTGTTTCAAAAATGCTTCTTCTTGGAGTTTCGGTTTTGACAAGTAATAACAAGATCATTGCTCCTCCAGGCACAAGTTCTTCCGAACGTGATTTCAGAAACAATTCAAAGTCTTTTTGGAATTGCTTAAGGTATATTTTGTATACTGATGGAGGACTTGTAGTAACTATGTGGCAGTTTCCCTTGTTAAGTGCCTCCTTACTCAATCCCAAAAATGGATCCTGTACATAATCAACATATATAAGCTAGAAATAAGAACCAAAACAAATCAAACATGTTTAATCTTCTTTATCACAACATCTGAATAAGCTTTaaggaagaaaatgagaaacCTGAGAGAGCCAGTGCACACTGTTGGCAGAATGAAATAGGTTTATAGAATTACTAGGAAAGAGTCTCCCATAGAAAGATCCAGGAGTGGCATTGATAAAGCATGAACCAGACTTGTGACCCTTATCTTGCACCAATTTGGTGTAGAACTCAGGAAGTGACTTGAAGATGGTGTTGAAATCGTTTCCATATAAATCATTGAGATATAATTGGAATGTTGGTGGTTCATGATTCAAACCAACGCATGCAGCATGAACAATgtcaataatatttgatattacaAGAAGAGTGTTTGGTCCCACAGAACAACCTAAATCTGCCACTTTCATGCACTTTGGAGAAGAATGCCTATATAGTCTTCTTATTGCTTCTTCAAGCATGGTTTTGGCTTTAAGCATCATTGTTCTctataataaaatcaaagtagaTCAGTATActataaaaagataattatgcAGAAAAGTTATTAGATTTATattgtgaagaaaaaaataatacttgtaGTGAGGAATTGTTGGCATAACTCCTTTCTCCCTGGCCACCAGTCATGTGAAGCAAGAATTCTCTTTCCATTGATGAGGCACCAAATGAATATCTCACCACCTAGTTATCGAGTATGCTATTATTTCATACCTTATCTTATCTCTTGCTACCTCCTTCTTCTATGCTTTTCTCTACCTTCAATACTCTGCTTCTTCCACCCCTTTTTATAGCAAAATCTTCAACACCTTCTTTcactcaattttaattaaattttactaaaaatcataaatttaattttatgatcaaaataatataatcaatttctTGTAATAGAACTTCAAACATtgatttgaaatgttttttatttgttaaattcaAATGTTAATGTAGAAAATTAGTGTGTATTCATGTATAAAATGgtagtaagaaaaaaataatgttaaataaaaaaagttatgtaattttaaaatctaagttgtaatgaaaa
This region of Vigna unguiculata cultivar IT97K-499-35 chromosome 5, ASM411807v1, whole genome shotgun sequence genomic DNA includes:
- the LOC114186361 gene encoding jasmonate O-methyltransferase-like: MEREFLLHMTGGQGERSYANNSSLQRTMMLKAKTMLEEAIRRLYRHSSPKCMKVADLGCSVGPNTLLVISNIIDIVHAACVGLNHEPPTFQLYLNDLYGNDFNTIFKSLPEFYTKLVQDKGHKSGSCFINATPGSFYGRLFPSNSINLFHSANSVHWLSQDPFLGLSKEALNKGNCHIVTTSPPSVYKIYLKQFQKDFELFLKSRSEELVPGGAMILLLLVKTETPRRSIFETISLTLSDMLLEGLIEEEKLDSFNIPTYEATMEEIREVIQEEGSFFIEESEIDMVPWDGRKIEDGEDFSVDGDIRAEFITRYIRAVMEPLLVANFGTKVMNELFIRFQKKVVELMKVERLEYANLMISLTKTCS